In Candidatus Zixiibacteriota bacterium, the genomic stretch ATAATAATAAGAATGCTCGGAAAAACGGAAAACGAATCATTGATAATTGAGGAGTTAAGAAAACTATTAAGTCAGATAAGATAATAAATATTCCTGCGAAAACACTGGCGGCTTTAGTGCGGCTATATCAGATTATCATTAGCCCGTTATTTCCAAACAGCTGCCGTTTTTATCCCTCGTGCTCCGAGTATACCCGTCAAGCGCTGATAACCCATGGCGCAATTAAAGGCACAGCATTAGGCATGTGGCGGATACTAAGATGCAACCCTTGGGGCAAGGGCGGCTATGACCCGGTAAACCAAAGGTAGTTATGGATAAAAGATCAATAGTCGGTTTTCTGTTAATTTTACTAATTTTATTCCTGTGGCCGCAATGGAGCAATATATTTAATCCCCAACAGCCAAATAGCGGGCAGGATGAGCAAAACCAGCCAATTGCCGAGAGCGAAAATCATATCGATAAAACACAGACTGAAGACATACATAATTATTCTGAAGAAAATACCTCAAATCAAAAGGATATTAAAGCAGAGAATAAAGTATCCTTAAATACGATTGACCTTGAACCGGAAAAGCTCATAAAGGTCGAAACCGAGAATTTCATAGCTGTTTTATCATCTCATGGCGGATTGCTCAAATCTATGCAGTTAAAAAAATATTTAACTGAAAATGGAGCTGATGGCCATTCGCTTGTTCAGCTTGTTAGCCCGCCCGAAATTAGTCCCTGGGGAGCAAATGGAGCTTTAACGCTGGGTGTCGAGGATAGTCTTTATTCTGTAAACAACATAGCTTATGATGTAATTGGTTATAATACCACATTATTAAAGGGTGATGAGCCTCAAACTGTTTCCTTTATCTATAATGATGATAATGGCTCATCTATACGTAAAGATTTTACTTTCAACCCTGAAGGTTATTCTTTCAAACTTCGCCTGACAATTACAAACGCCGATGCTTTTGGTTTTGATGATGAATTAACTTTAGGCTGGCTGAACCCAACACTTACCACCGAAAAGGACTACAAGGAGGACCTCAGTAAGAATGCAGGTTTCTACTGTATGGGCGGTGAAGTTGTTGAGAGCAGCGATTTGAAAGATGGAAAACTATATCATCGACCTTCCGGTACATCCAAATGGGTAGCAGTTAGATCAAAATACTTTGTTAATGCTATCATCGCTGATTCACAGGAGGGTTCCCAGGTGCTCGTAGTCGGAACTAAAGATGAAATCTTGGATGCCGCGGGTAAACCGCATGAGTGGAAGAAATTCGGCGTTGGGCTGACATTTGATATTAAAGATAATAGTTTCAGCAATGATATTACAGTTTATACGGGTCCGCTGGATTATTACCGTCTTAAGGATTTAGGTTATAACCTAAGTCAGCTTGTTGAAATGGGTTGGAAAGCATTTCGACCGTTTGCTATCGGTATTCTCTGGATTTTCGTTCAACTTCACAAGATACTTTTCAACTATGGACTGGTAATAATAATATTCTCAATCATAATGAAAATAATCTTTTGGCCGCTTACTCGAAAAAGCTCAACCTCCATGATGAAAATGAAAGAACTTCAGCCAAAGATACAAGAGGTTAAGGAAAAATTTAAAAACGACCCGAAGAAATTAAATGCCGAGACAATGAAAGTATATAAAGAATTTGGGGTTAATCCGTTTGGTTCTTGTTTGCCTATGTTAGTACAGTTGCCGATATTTTGGGCAATGTTTTCGGTGTTAAGAAACTCCATAGAAATCAGAGGTGCCGGATTTGTCTTTTACCTAAACGATTTATCTCAAAAGGACCCACACTATATCCTACCGATAATTATGGGTATAGCGATGTTTTTACAACAGAAAATGACCATAACCGACCCGAAACAGAAGATGCTTGTATATATTATGCCTGTGGTTTTCGTATTTTTATTTGCGGGATGGCCTTCCGGACTGGTACTGTACTGGACAATGTTCAGCGTTATCGGCATATTCGAACAACTGATTGTTAAAAAGAGATTAGATGAGGAAAAGCGGTTAGCCACTAAGTGATAAGATGTTATAATGCAGCAGATTGCCCGATTACAAGCGGATGGTTTATAGAATTTCCATTAGCCGATATGAGGGCATTTTTATTATGTATAATTTACACGATACAATATGTGCGATATCTACACCCCCCGGTGAATCAGCCTTAGCGATTGTCCGGCTTACAGGCGATCAATCAAAGACGATTGCCGAGAAGATTATTGCCGAAAAGCAGCTGAGAAACAGACAGACAGTATTCTGTAAAATGATAGATGAGCAGGGCGATATTGTTGATGAAGTAATAGCAATTTGGTATGAAGCGCCAAAAAGTTTTACTGCTGAGGATATGGTTGAGATTATTTGCCATGGCGGATATGTTGTATCGCAACAGATACTGTTGCTTTTATGCAAATCGGGAGCACGTCTGGCCGAACCCGGCGAATTCACACTGCGAGCTTTTCTTAATGGCCGACTCGATTTAACAAGGGCTGAGGCGGTAAACTCGGTAATATACGCTAAATCATCAAAGGCGAAACAATTAGCGATAAATAATCTTGAGGGACGGCTTAATAGCAGGCTTACCGTAATAAGCAATAGTCTTTTTGAGTTGATAGCTATTTTGGAAGCGGAAATTGATTTTGGTGATGAGGAGGCAACCAAGTTAAGCCGACAACAAATCAAGAGCAGGATAAAGTCTTTGAACGAGTTAGTAGATGAGACCATATCAACATATGATATTGGCCGAATATCTGAGGGGCGGGCTCAGGTTGCGATTGTAGGGGCGCCGAATGTCGGTAAATCGAGCCTATTTAATGCGCTATTAAAGTCTGACAGAGCAATTGTAACATCAAAACCAGGTACCACGCGGGATTATCTATCCGAATATATAGATATTGGCGGTTATCCTGTCATATTGACAGATACTGCTGGTATAAGAGATTCTGATGAAACGGTAGAGATTATTGGCATCGATAAAACTAAGGGATTAATTGACAATGTTGATCTTTGCCTCTTTGTACTTGATGTTTCTAGGGCATTCAATGATGAGGATAAGCATATTTTAGATATAATATCAAACAGGTCATATATTCCTGTAATAAATAAAATAGATATAGATTCTATGCAAAAATCGACATATAGTAATTTGTTTGCACAGGGAAATCAGCTGCGCATATCTGCAATTACTGGGTATGGTATAGAGGATTTAGTTATTAGACTTAGAGAAACATTGATAGATAGGTTGCCGGAGCCGCAGGATGGTGTATTGTTATCGCAAAGGCAGTTTGGATGTGCGCAAAAGGCTTCAGGTTGTTTTGATAATACATTGAAAGCTTTAAATGATGGAGAAACTGAGGAGATTATAGTCAGTTTATTAAGAGAGGCACAGAATTATATTGGTGAATTGACTGGCAAGATTACAAGTGATGATATTTTAAATAGCATATTTTCAAGGTTTTGTATCGGGAAATAATATTACAGACAAAATATTTTAAAAGAGCAATAGGAGCGGTGAAAAGGAAAACAGCACTGAATAAAAAGGAATTGTTGACAAATATTGTCATAAATTCCACATTTTTCCACACTTTATCAACATGGATTTTAGTTTAATAGTAATTGGCGGCGGGCATGCCGGTTGTGAGGCAGCTTTAGCGGGTGCAAGGCTTGGTTTATCGACTGCCTTGATCACCTTAAAGACCGATATGATAGCCCAAATGAGCTGTAATCCGGCTGTTGGCGGTTTGGCTAAGGGGCAGTTAGTGCGTGAGATCGATGCGCTTGGCGGTGAAATGGGGTTTTGCACCGATATGACCGGCATCCAGTTCCGTATTCTTAACAGAAGTAAGGGGCCGGCAGTGCATTCTCATCGCGCCCAGGTTGACCGTAAGGCATATCGTGAATATATGATACAAACAGTCATGAATCAGCCCAATCTTGAGGTTATTGAGGACGAGGTTGTTGGCTTAATAGTAAAAAACCGAAAATGTCAAGGAGTGCTTACTGTTTCACGTGAAACTATTTCCGCAAATGCTGTTATACTCACTGCCGGGACGTTTCTCAATGGCATGATTTATATCGGCGAAGATAGATTTCCGGCCGGACGGCTCAATGAAAAACCATCAAAAGGCCTAACCGAATTTTTGATTAAACATGATATTGAAACCGGACGGCTTAAGACCGGTACCCCGCCTCGTCTTGATGGCAACACTGTTGATTTTAGTAAATGCGAACCCCAGGCCGGAGATGAACCGCCACCATTTTTCTCAAATCGTTCAAATCGTGTCAATATTACACAGATTTGCTGTCATTTAACATACACTAATATAAAAACACATGAGATAATCCTGAATAACCTGGAAAAATCTTCCCTTTACGGCGGCAAGATAACAGGAATAGGTCCCAGATACTGCCCCTCGATAGAGGATAAAATCGTCAGGTTCAATGATAAAAACCGCCATCAGCTCTTTCTTGAACCGGAGGGCTTGGATACAACGGAATATTATCTTAACGGTTTTTCATCCTCATTGCCCGAGGCTGTTCAATTGAAAGCGGCAAAGACTATCATTGGGCTTGAGAATGTTGAGTTTAATAAGCCTGCTTATGCAATTGAATATGATTTCTTCCCGCCACACCAGCTTAAACCTACTATGGAATCAAAAATATTGAAAAACCTGTATTTTGCCGGTCAGGTAAACGGCACCTCTGGCTATGAGGAGGCAGCAGCGCAGGGCTTGATGGCTGCAATTAATATATTTATGAGTATTAATGGCGAAAAACCAGTTGTTTTTGATAGATCTCAAGCATACATAGGGGTCTTAATTGATGATTTGGTTACCAAATCGACTAAAGAACCTTACAGGATGTTTACCTCCCGGGCTGAATATCGATTATTGCTCCGTGAGGATAATGCCGAGGATAGACTAAGCGAGATAGGCAGCCAGATTGGGTTATTAAATGGGCGAAACTGGGAAATAATTAAACAGGAAAAACAAATTCGCGACAAGCTATATAAGCTTTTTAATAAAGTACGCATCAAATTGCCTAAAATAGATGGTTCAATAACGGTAGCTAAGGCGGCAAAGCGGCCTGATATTGATTTTAATACTATATTTAGTCAACTCCCTGATTCTTTTAATGAGAAATATCAAGTAATAGAGAAGGTTTTAATTGAAATTAAGTATGAAGGCTATCTCAAACGTCAGGAACAACACTTGCAGCAATTTAGAAAAATGGAATCGGTTGCAATTCCTGAAAATTTCGATTATTCGAGTTTTAAGGGCTTAAAAAACGAAGCGTTTGAAAAATTGGAACGTATAAAACCTACAACCCTGGGACAAGCCTCGAGAATCTCCGGAGTAAGCCCGGGAGATATAGCGGTTTTAATGGTGTATCTTAAGAAGTAATGCAATAATATTCATTTTTTTCAAAGGATTAAATGTATCGTCTGTCTTGCATTTTGATAGGCGAATGCTTATTATCTAATTATTATGTCGGATGAAATATTAATAAAAAGCTGGTTTGATAACTACAATCTTCCCATTACCGATAATCAGATTAATGTTTTATTAGAATATATCAACCTAATAAAAGAGTCATCAAAAGTGATGAACCTTGTTTCAAAAAAAGATATACCGATAATAGCAGACCGTCATCTTTTGGATTCGCTATATGCATTAACCGTTTATGATATCCCGTTAAATGCGAAAGCTGCGGATATCGGAAGCGGGGCAGGTTTTCCCGGGATTCCTATCGCTATCGCTAGACCTGATCTTTCGATTGATTTAATTGAGCCGCGTCTCAAGAGAAGCATATTTTTACAAAAAGCGGTTAACCATTTGGATTTAAACAACGTAGAGATTGTTCACAAGCGTTGGGAAAATGCAGATCATTTTTATGATGTTGCATTATTAAGGGCAGTATTTAAGGAAAAAGATTTACAGAAGAAAATTCTATCATTATTGCCGCCGGATAGCGTCTTGCTGTATTTTGCTAAGTATAATAATATCAATATATTAAAAAGTATTTAAAATATTTGTTCCACGTGAAACATTTTTTCCTTGATTTTTGGGAATAAATATATTAAAATCTAAACACGAATATATTAAATTCATGTAACTTATAAAGAGGTGGTAACATGGCAAAAATTGTAGCAATCGCCAATCAAAAAGGCGGCGTTGGTAAAACCACTACCGCTATTAATCTTTCATCATCGCTAGCAGTTGCCGAACAAAAGACTCTGATCGTCGATATCGACCCTCAAGCCAATACAACATCGGGACTTGGCTATAATAAAAACGATATCGAGAAGTCTGTCTATGATGTGTTAACTACCAATATGCCTGTTGAGGAAGCGATAATCGAAACTGATATCGAATACCTTCACCTGCTGCCATCTAATATTAATCTTGTAGGCGCTGAAATTGAGCTGGTAAATCTCAACGATAGAGAGTTTAAACTTAAGAAGGGATTGGAATCGGTATCTGAATTTTACGATTACATTATAATCGACTGTCCGCCATCCCTGGGCTTGCTTACTATTAACACTTTGACCTGCGCGCAAAATGTTATTATTCCGATTCAGTGTGAGTATTATGCCCTTGAGGGTTTAAGCCAGTTAACGAATACAATCAATCTGGTCCACAAAAGCCTAAACCCTAAACTTGAAATTCATGGAATATTGTTGACTATGTATGACGGACGCCTTAATTTGTCTCGTCAGGTTGCCGATGAAGCAAGGAAATATTTTGCCGAGAAAGTGTACGATACTGTGATCAATAGAAATGTTCGCCTGTCTGAGGCTCCCAGTTTTGGCAAGCCGATTCTTCTTTATGATGTCGAGTGCAAGGGCGCTCAAAATTACATTAAATTTGCCAAGGAGGTGCTGGCTCGATGAAAAGGGTAGCTTTGGGCAGAGGACTTGGCGCGCTGATACCTCCGGGTGACGCCGAAGAAAAAAAAGAAATTAGTGATATTGCCGTAAAACATATTAAATCAAACCGTAATCAGCCGCGAAAACACTTTGCCGAGGATAAGATTATAGAACTTGCCGAATCTATCAAACATAAAGGTTTCATTCAACCGATTGTTGTTAGGAGAAACGGCGATAATTATGAATTGATAGTCGGGGAAAGACGATTTAGAGCCTCTCAATACCTCAACTTGGAAAGAATCCCGGCGGTTATCTATGATGAAGTTTCCAATCGGGATGTTATGGAGATGGCATTGATAGAAAATATACAGCGTGAAAATCTAAACCCGATTGAGGAAGCCGGCGCCTATCAGGTTTTGCTTCAGGATTACGATATTTCCCAGGAGGAATTAGCCGCTCAGGTTGGTAAAGACCGTTCGAGTATTGCTAATTCGCTTCGCCTGTTAACGCTTCCCGAAAGAATCAAACATATGGTTATCGACAGAAGATTGACTGCCGGAGCGGCGCGAGTAATTTTAGCTGTACCGGGAGAGAAAGAAAAACTAGATCTTGCCGATAAGATTATTAAGGAAAAACTCTCTGTAAGAGAACTTGAGAAATTAGTTTATGGTGAAAGCAGAAAGCGTTCGGCGAGACGGGCGGTGATGAAATCATCCCACCTGCTGTCAATCGAAGATAGATTAAAAAGCATGATGCAGACCAAGGTATCTATATTGCCCCGCAAAAAGGGCGGCCGTATTATTATTGAGTACTACAACAATGATAGCCTAACAAGGATTTTAGAACAGTTAAAATTTACCGAAGCATTATGAAAAAGTATATTGATATATTAATTGTACCACAAGGGCAAGAGCCGTCATTTAATTTTAGGCTATCTTCTATCGTAGCGAGGATTGTAATATTTCTCGTTGCCTTGTGGATGATAAGCCTTATAGCGGCGACGATATTTTATGGTAAGATATCCTATAGAGCCATGGAAGCTGATTTACTGGAGAACGAAAACGAGAAATTGAGAGATTATAGCGCCAGGGTTGTTGAAATAGAGAGAAGTTTTAATAAAAATCAAAAGTTGGTTGCTAAAATTGCCAGTTTAGCTGGAATTGAAATTGATGACATGAATTCCTCCTATGAATTGCTTGATGATTCTCTGCAAATCGATACCGCCAACCAAGAAACTGTCGCCGGTTTTATCGGGGATATTGTACCTCTTTCAACTGAAGAGTTGGAGAAATTTAGAATACCCCAGGGCAGGCCATTGTATGGCTGGATAACCAGGGGATTTAATAATGGCGAGGATGGACAGGAAAAACATCTCGGCATTGATATTGCTGTTCGGGAAGGCACGCCTATTGTTGTTACTGCAACTGGCGTTGTGGTTTTGGCGGGTTGGGATGATGCTTTCGGGAATATAATTATGGTTGATCATGAAAATGGATATAAAACCGTATATGGCCATAACCAGAAAATGATGACCAGCTTGAACGAAAAGGTATATAAAGGTGATGTCATTGCTTTGTCGGGTAATACCGGAAGGTCCTCTGCTCCGCATCTTCATTATGAAATACTAAAAGATAATATAGCGATAGACCCATCACCGTTTCTGGATTAACATAAGCTTTTAGAAGGAAATAAAATGTCAAACAAAGATTTGAAAAGTGAAGGTAAGCTCGACACTATCATTGGTAAGGGAACTAAGATTGAAGGAACGATAACCATCGATGGTTCCACTCGTATTGATGGATTCATTTCAGGGAAATTAATATCTAATGATGTTGTAACTATTGGTCCGAACGGTGAGGTAAAAGCTGAGGTTAAGGCTAAATCTATAATTCTTGGCGGACGAGTTGAAGGCAATCTTGAAGCTTCTGAAAAAGTTGAGCTTCAGGCTAAATCCGAACTTCGCGGCGATCTTATTGCAAAATCATTGCTAATTGAACATGGCGCGCTTTTTCATGGCAGTTCAAACATGATAAATAAATCGGTAAATCAGATTGCACATCCTGATAAGAAACAGGAAATACAAAAAAAATAACCGTTTTTTATTATAAATTAAGGCAGTATTCAGATGATAAAAGCTATTCTTATAGCTGTTTTATTACTTGGCATTGGCGTAATTCTATTAATATTATTTTTACTTCGCTTAATTCGCCGATTGTCTTTCAATGCCTCGGAGGGTAAAGCTAAGACTATTCCGGGCAGTGTTAGTTATTGGGCGATTTTCTTGGCAACTATTCTGTTTATAATTTCCTGGCTATTTTTCTGGAGCGCTAATCAGTTAAAAAGTTTCCACTCGTATGAACCATCTAATGTAATCGGTTATATCGAGGTTAAACAAAAAGGCGATCTTGTAAAATCAATGGAGATTAATTATTACCCATTCCAAGAGGGTGTACTTAGCACGCCAACTACATTTTATCTATCCGGTAATTCATGGAAAATACAAGGACAGTATATAAATTTATCTAATTATCTTACGCTAATTTTTAATGGTCCTGATTACTGTAAAATCTCTGAATTCTTAAGCGATTATAAAGGTCATAAACCACCCGGAGCAGATGCCCCCATACTGAATACTCAACATATTAAGGGAGGCGCTGTTGACCTTGAAAGCTTTAGCGGTATATTTGGGTTGGCAAAAGGCGTTTCCAAGGTTGGTGAATTTGAAAGCGAGTTTATTATGCTAAAACGATTTGGAAAATACTGGATTGTCCTATCTGATAGCGGTATTGTCAGTTTGGAAACGAAAGCTCCCCTTTATAAGCAGTAATATTCTTTTACGTAGCCGCACCTTAATTTCATATTAAATGCACTTCATTTTAATATTATTCCTATAACGTAAAATTTTCGATAAAATTAAATTAACCGCAAATGTTACAATATTACGTGTTTACAATATTAACAACGTTACTGTTTTCATCATAAGCAAAGTGCTTTATCTTATTGTTAAGGTTATCATTATAAGCATTTTATAATATTTGTTGTATATTGTAACACCTATGATATTTTACTTACTGTGTGTTTTTTTAACTTGTTGTTATGTATAACAAATAACGGGGTTTCTTTATTTAATCAAAGGCATGCTTTTTGCTATATTTCTTAAGGAATTATGA encodes the following:
- a CDS encoding polymer-forming cytoskeletal protein, with product MSNKDLKSEGKLDTIIGKGTKIEGTITIDGSTRIDGFISGKLISNDVVTIGPNGEVKAEVKAKSIILGGRVEGNLEASEKVELQAKSELRGDLIAKSLLIEHGALFHGSSNMINKSVNQIAHPDKKQEIQKK
- a CDS encoding ParA family protein; translated protein: MAKIVAIANQKGGVGKTTTAINLSSSLAVAEQKTLIVDIDPQANTTSGLGYNKNDIEKSVYDVLTTNMPVEEAIIETDIEYLHLLPSNINLVGAEIELVNLNDREFKLKKGLESVSEFYDYIIIDCPPSLGLLTINTLTCAQNVIIPIQCEYYALEGLSQLTNTINLVHKSLNPKLEIHGILLTMYDGRLNLSRQVADEARKYFAEKVYDTVINRNVRLSEAPSFGKPILLYDVECKGAQNYIKFAKEVLAR
- the mnmG gene encoding tRNA uridine-5-carboxymethylaminomethyl(34) synthesis enzyme MnmG is translated as MDFSLIVIGGGHAGCEAALAGARLGLSTALITLKTDMIAQMSCNPAVGGLAKGQLVREIDALGGEMGFCTDMTGIQFRILNRSKGPAVHSHRAQVDRKAYREYMIQTVMNQPNLEVIEDEVVGLIVKNRKCQGVLTVSRETISANAVILTAGTFLNGMIYIGEDRFPAGRLNEKPSKGLTEFLIKHDIETGRLKTGTPPRLDGNTVDFSKCEPQAGDEPPPFFSNRSNRVNITQICCHLTYTNIKTHEIILNNLEKSSLYGGKITGIGPRYCPSIEDKIVRFNDKNRHQLFLEPEGLDTTEYYLNGFSSSLPEAVQLKAAKTIIGLENVEFNKPAYAIEYDFFPPHQLKPTMESKILKNLYFAGQVNGTSGYEEAAAQGLMAAINIFMSINGEKPVVFDRSQAYIGVLIDDLVTKSTKEPYRMFTSRAEYRLLLREDNAEDRLSEIGSQIGLLNGRNWEIIKQEKQIRDKLYKLFNKVRIKLPKIDGSITVAKAAKRPDIDFNTIFSQLPDSFNEKYQVIEKVLIEIKYEGYLKRQEQHLQQFRKMESVAIPENFDYSSFKGLKNEAFEKLERIKPTTLGQASRISGVSPGDIAVLMVYLKK
- the yidD gene encoding membrane protein insertion efficiency factor YidD, producing MKSDKIINIPAKTLAALVRLYQIIISPLFPNSCRFYPSCSEYTRQALITHGAIKGTALGMWRILRCNPWGKGGYDPVNQR
- the yidC gene encoding membrane protein insertase YidC, with protein sequence MDKRSIVGFLLILLILFLWPQWSNIFNPQQPNSGQDEQNQPIAESENHIDKTQTEDIHNYSEENTSNQKDIKAENKVSLNTIDLEPEKLIKVETENFIAVLSSHGGLLKSMQLKKYLTENGADGHSLVQLVSPPEISPWGANGALTLGVEDSLYSVNNIAYDVIGYNTTLLKGDEPQTVSFIYNDDNGSSIRKDFTFNPEGYSFKLRLTITNADAFGFDDELTLGWLNPTLTTEKDYKEDLSKNAGFYCMGGEVVESSDLKDGKLYHRPSGTSKWVAVRSKYFVNAIIADSQEGSQVLVVGTKDEILDAAGKPHEWKKFGVGLTFDIKDNSFSNDITVYTGPLDYYRLKDLGYNLSQLVEMGWKAFRPFAIGILWIFVQLHKILFNYGLVIIIFSIIMKIIFWPLTRKSSTSMMKMKELQPKIQEVKEKFKNDPKKLNAETMKVYKEFGVNPFGSCLPMLVQLPIFWAMFSVLRNSIEIRGAGFVFYLNDLSQKDPHYILPIIMGIAMFLQQKMTITDPKQKMLVYIMPVVFVFLFAGWPSGLVLYWTMFSVIGIFEQLIVKKRLDEEKRLATK
- a CDS encoding ParB/RepB/Spo0J family partition protein, yielding MKRVALGRGLGALIPPGDAEEKKEISDIAVKHIKSNRNQPRKHFAEDKIIELAESIKHKGFIQPIVVRRNGDNYELIVGERRFRASQYLNLERIPAVIYDEVSNRDVMEMALIENIQRENLNPIEEAGAYQVLLQDYDISQEELAAQVGKDRSSIANSLRLLTLPERIKHMVIDRRLTAGAARVILAVPGEKEKLDLADKIIKEKLSVRELEKLVYGESRKRSARRAVMKSSHLLSIEDRLKSMMQTKVSILPRKKGGRIIIEYYNNDSLTRILEQLKFTEAL
- a CDS encoding peptidoglycan DD-metalloendopeptidase family protein; protein product: MKKYIDILIVPQGQEPSFNFRLSSIVARIVIFLVALWMISLIAATIFYGKISYRAMEADLLENENEKLRDYSARVVEIERSFNKNQKLVAKIASLAGIEIDDMNSSYELLDDSLQIDTANQETVAGFIGDIVPLSTEELEKFRIPQGRPLYGWITRGFNNGEDGQEKHLGIDIAVREGTPIVVTATGVVVLAGWDDAFGNIIMVDHENGYKTVYGHNQKMMTSLNEKVYKGDVIALSGNTGRSSAPHLHYEILKDNIAIDPSPFLD
- the rsmG gene encoding 16S rRNA (guanine(527)-N(7))-methyltransferase RsmG, translated to MSDEILIKSWFDNYNLPITDNQINVLLEYINLIKESSKVMNLVSKKDIPIIADRHLLDSLYALTVYDIPLNAKAADIGSGAGFPGIPIAIARPDLSIDLIEPRLKRSIFLQKAVNHLDLNNVEIVHKRWENADHFYDVALLRAVFKEKDLQKKILSLLPPDSVLLYFAKYNNINILKSI
- the mnmE gene encoding tRNA uridine-5-carboxymethylaminomethyl(34) synthesis GTPase MnmE, with product MYNLHDTICAISTPPGESALAIVRLTGDQSKTIAEKIIAEKQLRNRQTVFCKMIDEQGDIVDEVIAIWYEAPKSFTAEDMVEIICHGGYVVSQQILLLLCKSGARLAEPGEFTLRAFLNGRLDLTRAEAVNSVIYAKSSKAKQLAINNLEGRLNSRLTVISNSLFELIAILEAEIDFGDEEATKLSRQQIKSRIKSLNELVDETISTYDIGRISEGRAQVAIVGAPNVGKSSLFNALLKSDRAIVTSKPGTTRDYLSEYIDIGGYPVILTDTAGIRDSDETVEIIGIDKTKGLIDNVDLCLFVLDVSRAFNDEDKHILDIISNRSYIPVINKIDIDSMQKSTYSNLFAQGNQLRISAITGYGIEDLVIRLRETLIDRLPEPQDGVLLSQRQFGCAQKASGCFDNTLKALNDGETEEIIVSLLREAQNYIGELTGKITSDDILNSIFSRFCIGK